The genome window TACCCAGCGCTTGAAGTCGGCCAGCGCGAGATCCCAGCGGTCGTAGGCCTTCCACTGGAAGCCGAGATACGGCGCGACGGCCTTGAGCGATCGGCTCTTGAGCGGGAAGGCGACAGTGCGCTTGACATCGGCGTGCAGGTCGCGCATCACCGTGTCGAGCAGCGAACGGGTCGGCTCGGCGGCGGTCTGGCGCATCACGCCGCTGTCGAAGCCCGTCCAGTGCAGCACGGGTGCGCCGTTCGGCAGCAGCTCGCGCGCGAGATCCCAGCCCTCGGCTTGGCTCGACGTGATGAGAAAGCGATCGTCGTCCGGCGCGCACAGTGGGTTGAGATCGTCGCATACGAGGACGGTCTGTGCCGGGTCGTCGTCGGCGCGAATCGTGATGCTCCACACGCGTCCGCTGAACGGAT of Candidatus Flexicrinis affinis contains these proteins:
- a CDS encoding ribonuclease H-like domain-containing protein; protein product: MLPLDLLPNVSPRTCDSLRARGFVCIEDVAQATPDDLRAVKGIKTTAETIHAHAIAYVNREPRLLAPRPSDLLDAACAYLDIETDPFSGRVWSITIRADDDPAQTVLVCDDLNPLCAPDDDRFLITSSQAEGWDLARELLPNGAPVLHWTGFDSGVMRQTAAEPTRSLLDTVMRDLHADVKRTVAFPLKSRSLKAVAPYLGFQWKAYDRWDLALADFKRWVYDGDADSFTRMRAYIHDDVDAMHVVMSWLRAAHWE